Sequence from the Ancalomicrobiaceae bacterium S20 genome:
CGAGACGCTGTGACCGGCCGGCCGCGAAACCGGACCGACACAGTCATGGGCTTGAAATCGCCATCCGAATAATGCTTCTCGGCAGCGCCCGCGTTCGGCGGGCGCCTTCAATCGTCATCGAATTTCAGAGCCTGTCATGAAGATCTCGGCCTTTGCCGCCCTCACCGCCCTCCTCGTCGCCGCGCCGGCGTTCGCCGCCTCGCCGGAAGAGGACTACATCGCTGCCCGCAAGGCCTATGTGAAGCAGCTCAACACGCCGGAAGCCGCCAACAAGCCGCTCGAAGAGCTCGAGAAGGTCGAGAAGCCCGCGATCGCCGATTTGCAGGCGCGACTCGTCTCGATCGTCGGCAAGAACACCTTCAAGGGCGTCGCGCCCGAACCGGCGTTCAACCCGGCGACGCTGCTCGACGGCAACATCGAGACCGGCGACGCCGATGGCCTGCGCTACGCTTCCGAGGATGGCGAGACCGCGTTCTTCGTTACGTCGGAGAAGATCCTGCTCGATTGGGCCAAGGGTCGGGCGAGCGACATGAAGGCCTTCGCGCAGGCGGCCAAGGGCGGGGTCAAGACGCTGTTCGCCACCGACGACCTCTACACCTTCACGCTCCAGAGCGGTGCGGGCTTCACGAGCTTCGCCGCCTTGCCGGTCACGAGCCCCGACGGCACCGTCACGCGCGCGGCGCTCGGCGTCTTTGCGCAGGACATCGTGCTGGCCATGCCGTCGACGATCGTCGTGGCGACGGCCAAGGACGGACGCGTCGTGCTGGCGATGACGACCGCGAAAACGAAGCTGCCGGTGCCGAAGGAATGCGTGGCCGCGCAGAAGAAGCAGACCGCGGCGTTCACCGACTGCATCACGAAGAGAATCAAGGATCTGCCGCAGATCCCGGCACTGGCCAAGGAAGCCGAGGCGCTTCTGGCAACCGCGCGCGGCAACTGACGGGGCCTCGACTTCTTCCAACGCGACACCGCGAGCCCGCCGGTCCGTCATGGATCCGGCGGGCTTCGTCTTTGATGGTTCGCACATGATCGGTCGGGGCCGGGCGCGGCCGCCCGACCCGGGCGACCTAGGCGCCCGGTGGGGACGTCTGCGCCGTTACGCTCACGCCGACAATATCGCCAAGACTTAGTCGATCGTCTTCGTCATTTTCCCGACAGCAATGTCACGACCCCGACATTGAAAACATTCCAGATTAGAATTATTCCTATTTTTAACTTGGCCTATAGATTGCAACACTGATTGACGCGGCAAATCTGCTCCCCTACATCATTGCTATCGGAGCATCACATGATCGTCTGCAGCTGCAACGTCCTGACCGACCGACAGGTCCGCTCGGCGCTCGCCGATGGCGGCGCAAGATCGCCGGGATCCGTCTATCGATGTCTCGGCTGCAAGGCCCAGTGCGGCCGGTGTGCCCCGACGATCCGCAAGCTGATCGATGCCGCAGCGCGCGCGTGCTCGCAGGCCTGCCATGGCTGCCCGGTCGGCGATGCCATCGCCGAGGTCGCGGCCGAGCTCGAGCAGATCGAGACCGCGGCCTATGCCGTTGCGGCGGAATGACAATCCAAGTCCGACATGCCCTCGCGAAGTTTTATTTCGAACAATTTCAGTCTCCCGTCTTCATTCCTTCGAAATTCATGGCATATTCATTGCTGGGTTCAATGAGGTGACAATGTTCCGTTCGCCCATGACGACGGAATTGGCTGCCTTTGATGCCCGAGCGGGAATTCCCGGGTCGTGATCCGGAATTTCGCTCGCGCAGACCTCGGAACTACTTTTCAAGGAGAGAGACACATGAAGGGCGACACCAAGGTCCTCGAATATCTCAATCGCGGACTGCGGAGCGAGCTGACCGCGGTCAGCCAGTACTGGCTGCACTACCGGATGCTCGACAATTGGGGTTTCCTGGATCTCGCCAAGGTCTGGAAGAAGGAGTCGATCGAGGAGATGGTCCACGCCGACCGCTTCATCGAGCGAATCCTGTTCCTCGAGGGCCTTCCGAACCTGCAGGTGCTCGATCCGCTGCGCATCGGCGAGGACATCAAGGAAGTGATCGAGTCGGATCTCGCCGCCGAGATCGAGGCCCGCGCGCTCTACCAGGAAGCCGCGACCTATTGCGAGACCGTCCGTGACTATCCGTCGCGCGATCTGTTCGTCGCCCTGATGACCGACGAGGAAGGCCACATCGACTTCCTGGAGACCCAGCGCGACCTGATCAAGACGATCGGCGTCGAGCTCTACATCCAGAAGCACATCGGCGAGCTCGGCGAAGGCCACTGATCCGCCTCGTCCTTCCCGCTTCGCGGCGGCGTCTTCGGGCGCCGCCGTTTCGCTTTCACGGGGACCCCGCGCCAAGACGACTCGCGGGATGCGCTCCCCCGCGAACGCCGAGGTGCCCGGCTCGGCCGCACCGTTGACTCGGCCCACCGCGCCGGTATGGTCCCGCCGCCCCCGACGCGCCATGTCGCGACATACCGTGGGGGTCAACAGAGCCGGAGACGCCGATGCCCGCCCATGATCTCGCCGCCCTCGCCCGTGTGATCGAAGCCGCCTTCGAGGCGCGCGCCGACATCGACACGTCGACCCGCGGCGAGGTGCGCGAGGCGGTCGACACCGCGCTCGACCTGCTCGACAAGGGCACCGTGCGCGTCGCCGAGAAGGGCGCCGAGGGCTGGACCGTCAACCAGTGGCTCAAGAAGGCCGTGCTGCTGTCGTTCCGCCTCAACCCGATGGGCCTCATCGGCGGCGGTCCGGGCGGCTCGTCCTGGTGGGACAAGGTGCCGTCGAAGTTCGACGGCTGGGGCGCGCTCGACTTCGAGAAGGCCGGCTTCCGCGCCGTGCCGAACTGCGTCGTCCGCCGCTCGGCCTATATCGCGCCGGGCGCGATCCTGATGCCGTCCTTCGTCAATCTCGGCGCCTATGTCGACACGGGTACCATGGTCGACACCTGGGTCACGGTCGGTTCCTGTGCGCAGATCGGCAAGAACGTCCACCTGTCGGGCGGCGTCGGCATCGGCGGCGTGCTCGAGCCGCTGCAGGCCGGCCCGACCATCATCGAGGACAACTGCTTCATCGGCGCCCGTTCGGAGATCGTCGAGGGCGTCGTCGTCGGCGAGGGCTCGGTGATCTCGATGGGCGTGTTCATCAGCGCCTCGACCAAGATCATCGATCGCGACACCGGCGAAGTGTTCGTCGGCCGCGTGCCGCCGTATTCGGTGGTCGTCTCCGGCTCGATGCCGGGCAAGCCGCTGCCGAACGGCGAACCGGGTCCGAACCTCTACTGTGCGGTCATCGTCAAGCGCGTCGACGAGAAGACCCGCTCGAAGACCTCGATCAACGAGCTGCTGCGCGACTGACCCCATGCGGAGGGCAGCCGTCGGCCGCCCTCCGAACCACCGCCGACACGCATTGACCGCGCTCGGACGGCGAGGCTACATCGGTCCATGGCCTCCGCTTCGATTTGCCCCGCGACCGACCCGGTCGCCGTCGCCCGCGACCTCCTGACCTGCCCGTCCGTGACCCCGGATGCCGATGCCGCCATCGAGCGGCTGGCGGTGATCCTGCGTGGTCTCGGCTTCACGACCGAGACGGTCGTGTTCGAGGACGACGGCACGCCGCAGGTCGCCAATCTGTTCGCCAAGCGCGGCACCGGCGCGCCGCATTTCACCTTCGGCGGCCATGTCGACGTGGTGCCGACCGGCGATCCGGCGCAATGGACGCACGGGCCGTTCGCGGGTGCGATCGATCAGGGCCTCCTCTATGGGCGCGGCGCGGCCGACATGAAGGGCGGCGTCGCCGCCTTCGTCGCCGCGGTCGCCCGGCATCTGGAGCAGCACGGCGAACCGGCCGGCACGATCTCGTTCCTGATCACCGGCGACGAGGAAGGCCCGTCGATCAATGGCACCGTGAAACTGCTCGCCTGGGCGCAAGCGCGCGGCGAGCGTTTCGATGCATCGATCGTCGGCGAGCCGACCAACCCGAACGCCATCGGCGACATGATCAAGGTCGGGCGGCGCGGCAGCCTGTCGGGCACGCTGACCGTCGTCGGCCGGCAGGGCCACGTCGCCTACCCGCACCTCTCGGACAACCCGATCCCGAAGCTCGCGACGCTGATCGGCGCGTTCACCGCCGAGCCGCTCGACCGGGGCAACGCGCGGTTCGACCCGTCGAACCTCGAATTCGTCTCGGTCGATGTCGGCAATCCGGCCTGGAACGTCATCCCGGCGGAGGCGAAGGCGCGGTTCAACATCCGCTTCAACGACATCTGGACGCGTGCGGCGCTCGAGGCCCATCTCGCCCAAGTCGCCGGCGCGGCCGCCGGCAATGCGATCACCTGGCGGCTCGACTTCGAGCCGGTGTCGAGCGACTCGTTCCTGACCGAGAGCCCGGCGCTCGTCGGCACGCTCGCCGAGGCGATCGAGGCCGTCACCGGCCGCCGGCCGGCGTTGTCGACGACCGGCGGCACCTCGGATGCACGGTTCATCAAGAACTATTGCCCCGTGGTCGAGTTCGGTCTGGTCGGCCAGACCATGCATCAGGTCGACGAGCGCGTTCCGGTCGCCGATCTGGAGACGCTGACGCGGATCTACGAGGCGTTCCTCGCGCGCTATTTCGCGCGCTGAGACGGTCGCGGTCCGGATCAACGGAAGCACATGCCTCGAAGGCACAGGCCACAGAGGCACAGGGAGGACGGTGTCGATGTTCACCCCCGGCGAGATCCGTGCGGGATTGATCGGATCCTGGCAGCTCCTCAAGGGCGATCCCCGGGGCATGACCTATTTCGACACCTCGATCGAAGGCTTCTTCCGCTCGTTCTGGGTGTTCGTGCTGCTGCTCGTGCCCTTCGCGATCTCGATCGGCGGCGAATACAAGATGGAGATCGCCAAATTCGCCGATCCGCGCGGATTTCCGACCATCTTCTATATCGTCATGCAGGCGATCGCCTATCTGGTCATGTGGTTCGCCTTCCCGGCCGTGCTCGCCCTGCTAGCCCGCCCGCTCGGCATCGCCGAGCGCTACGTGCCCTATATCGTCGCGCGCAACTGGACGTCGACGATCGGCACGCTGGTCTATCTGGTACCGACGCTGCTCTTCCTCGCCGACCTCCTGTCGATGAAGGCGCTGAGCGGCCACCTGCTGTTCGCGCTCCTGTTCAATCTCTATTACAGTTTCGTCGTCACGCGGATCGCGGCGGGGACGCCGATCGGCTTCTCGATCGGACTCGTCATGCTGGACTTCGTGCTCACGCTGTTGGTCAACACGGTGGTCGAGCGCCTGATCGGCATCTGATCCTCGGCTGTCGGTCGCCCGGAGACCTGTTGCATGCCCTTCGATCCCCGCGTCACGCCGGCCCGGCCGGACCTCGCCGCCGCCCATCTCGCTGATCGCGTGACGGCGCCGCGTTATGCCGAGGGCGTGGCGGCGCGCGTCATCGAAGGGCTGGCGCCGCTGCGCCGGCAGCCGCGCCCCGATGCCGGCCTCGACACCGAGGCGCTGCACGGCGAGGCGATCACGGTCTACGACGAGGATGAGGAGGGCTGGGCCTGGGTGCAGCTCGCCGAGGATGGCTATGTCGGCTACATGCCGGTCTCGGCGATCCTCAAAGGCGTTCGGCCAGAGCGCACGCATCGGGTGGCGGCGCTCAGAACCTTCGTCTACCCCGGCCCGTCGATCAAGGAACCGCCGCTCGCCTGGCTGAGCTTCGGCACGCAGGTCCGGATCGAGCGCGAGATCGAGGAGCGCGGCCGGCGCTTCGGCGTGCTCGATACCGGCGCGGCGATCGTGATGACCCATCTCGGCGCGATCGACGATCTCGCGGAGGATCCGGTCGCGGTCGCGGAGCGGTTTCTCGGCGTGCCCTATCTATGGGGCGGCAAGACCAGCCTCGGCATCGACTGCTCGGGCCTGGTGCAGACCGCGCTCGCGGCCTGCGGCATCGGCGCGCCGCGCGACAGCGATCAGCAGGAGGCCGCGCTCGGCGTGGCCGTCGGCCTCGATCCGGAGGACTGGCGCCGCGGCGATCTCCTGTTCTGGCCCGGCCATGTCGCCTTCGTCCGCGACGAGGCGACGATGCTGCACGCCAACGCCCATACGATGGCGGTCGCCATCGAGCCGACCGCCGCCGCGCTCGATCGCATCGAGGCGGCCGGCACGGCGCTGCGGGCGGTCAAGCGGATCGCCTGACCGCCGCCCTTTCGCACCAGCCCGATCGTCGCGCGGTCAGTAGCCGACCGCGCGATCGATGACGTTGCGCAGCGGCTGGCCGGCTTCGAAATCGTCGATCTGGTTCAGGATGTAGGCGCCGGTCGCCTGCGGATCGGAGTCCGCGGCATTGTGTGGCGTGATCGTCACGCGCGGGTGCGACCAGAGCGGGCTCGTCGCGGGAAGCGGCTCGACCTCGAAGACGTCGAGCGCGGCGGCGCCGAGCGTACCGTCGTCGAGCGCCGCGAGGATATCCGCCTCGACCTGCAGGCCGCCGCGACCGGCGTTGATCAGCGTCGGCGCGCCGTTGACGCCGTCGCGGGCGAGCCGGCCGAACAGGTCGCGGTTCAGGATGCCGCGCGTGTCGGGGGTCAGCGGCAGCAGCACGACCAGGATGTCGGTGCGGCCGAGAAAGGCGTCGAGGCCGTCGGCGCCGTAGATCTCGACGCCGGCGACCGGCTTGCCCGAGCGGCTCCAGCCGGCGACCTGGAAGCCGAGCCGGATCAGCACCTCGGCGGCGTCCTTGCCCAGTTCACCCATGCCCATGATGCCGACGCGCAGATCCTTGGCGGCGTGCTGGTAGGGGCTCTTCCAGCTCTTCCCGGCCTGGAAATCGCGGAACATGGCGACGCGGCGATGGTGCATCAGCACGTTCAGCGTCACGTATTCGGTCATGCGCGCGGTCAGATCCGGGTCGACGACGCGGACGACCGGCACGTCGGGCAGCGCCGGATCGGCGAGCACGGCATCGGCCCCGGCACCGAGGTTGAAGATCGCCTTCAGCTTCGGGTGGCCGGCCAGCGAGCCGGGCGCCGGCTTCCAGACCGCGGCATAGTCGATCGTGGCGGGATCGTAGGGCTCGCGCGCGTCGACGACCTCGCGGCCCTTGCCCATGTCCCGGAACCGCTCGACCCAGCCCTCGGCCTCCCAGCCGGCGATCGAAACCAGAAGCCTACCCTTCGCCACGTGCTCGCCCCTCATAGCAATGGCCGGAATGCTGACGCATCCGGCCCTCGATCAAACGCACATTTCTCATTCGCGCCAGAGGCATGAGAAATGTGCGTACGGAATACCGGGCGCCATTTTGAAATGCCGCCCGGTATCATTCCCCTGCCCGGCGATAGTTCCCGATCGGCGCCGGCAGGACCGCCTCCTCGGGACCGGGCTCCGCCGGCACGCGCGCGGCCTCCGGCGGATCGAGATCGACGGTCTCGATGCGGCGGCCACGCTTGACGATCTTGTCGGCGGAAACGGCGATTTCGCCAAGGTCTTTCGTGGTCTGGGAGAAATGCGTCTCGAGCTTGGCGACGCGCTCGGCGAGCCGGCCGACGTCGTCGAGCAGCAACCCGACCTCGGCCTGGATCACATGCGCCTGCTCGCGCATGCGCTGATCGCGCAACAGCGCTTGCACGACCTGGATCGACAAGACGAGCAGGGCCGGCGACACGATCACGACGCGGGCGCGGTGCGCCTTCTGCACGATGTCGGCGAAGCGCTCGTTGAGATCGGCGAAGATCGTCTCCGAGGGCACGAACATGAAGGCCGTGTCCTGCGTCTCGCCGGCCACGAGATATTTGTCGCGAATGTCGAGCACGTGGCGGATCACGTCGCGCCGGAACAGCTGCCCGGCATGCTTCTCCTCGGCCTCGCCGACGGCCTCCTTCAGGGCGAGCCAGCCCTCGAGCGGGAACTTCGCGTCGATGGCGATCGGCGCCGCGCCGTTCGGCAGGAAGACGAGGCAGTCCGGCCGGACCCCGGACTTCAGCGTCGCCTGGAACGAATAGGCGTTCGGCGGCAGCGCGTCGGCGACGATCGCCTCCATGCGCCCCTGGCCGAAGGCACCGCGCGCCTGCTTGTCGGAGAGGATGGTGCGCAGTTCGCCGACCTGGCCGGCGAGTTCGGCGATGGTCGCCTGCGCGCGGTCGATCACGGCGATGCGTTCGTGCAGCCGGCTCAGGCTCTCGCCGGTCGCGCGCGTGGTCTCGACCATGGAATGGCCGAGCCGGTCGGACAGGCCGTCTAGCCGATCGGACAGCACGCGGGCGAGATCGGACTGCCGCGAGCCGAAGATCTCGGCCATGGTCTGCATGCGCCCGGCCATCTCGGCCTGCAGCCGGTTGAGATCGGCGAGGCGCATCTCCAGTTCGCGCGCCTCCGCCGCCGCCTCGCGCCGGCCGGCGCTACGCGCGAAACGCAGCAGCGCATAGAGCAGCGCGATCCCGGTCGCGCCGGCGAGCGCGACGGGTGTGGTGACCGCCAATCCGCCGATCTGGAACAGCACCTCGTTCATGGCTCGACAGTAGACCGATTCGGGGTTTATTTTCCCTTTTTGTTCCCCGACGATGCCCCGGCTGTCGCTACGAATTGACCGCGGGCCGCTTCTCTCCTATCTGACGTGCCATGGCCATTCTCGACATCATCACCCTGCCCGATCCGCGACTGAAGCTCGTCTCCGAGCCGGTCGAGCGCGTGGACGATCAGATCCGCAAGCTCATGGACGACATGCTGGAGACCATGTACGCGGCGCCCGGCATCGGGCTCGCGGCGATCCAGGTCGCCGTGCCGAAGCGCGTGGTGACGATCGATGTCTCCAAGGACGAGGCGAAGAAGGAACCGCTGTTCCTCGCCAATCCCGAGATCGTCTGGTCGTCGGAGGAGGTCTCGGCCTATCAGGAAGGCTGCCTGTCGATCCCGGACTATTACGAGGACGTCGAGCGCCCGACCAAGGTGCGCGTGCGCTATCTCGACCGCGACGGCGTGCAGCGCGAGATCG
This genomic interval carries:
- the def gene encoding peptide deformylase, whose amino-acid sequence is MAILDIITLPDPRLKLVSEPVERVDDQIRKLMDDMLETMYAAPGIGLAAIQVAVPKRVVTIDVSKDEAKKEPLFLANPEIVWSSEEVSAYQEGCLSIPDYYEDVERPTKVRVRYLDRDGVQREIEADGLLATCLQHEIDHLNGVLFIDHLSRLKRERVQKKFVKQAKRDAPPVPSAPRMGA
- a CDS encoding (2Fe-2S)-binding protein, whose translation is MIVCSCNVLTDRQVRSALADGGARSPGSVYRCLGCKAQCGRCAPTIRKLIDAAARACSQACHGCPVGDAIAEVAAELEQIETAAYAVAAE
- a CDS encoding glyoxylate/hydroxypyruvate reductase A; the encoded protein is MAKGRLLVSIAGWEAEGWVERFRDMGKGREVVDAREPYDPATIDYAAVWKPAPGSLAGHPKLKAIFNLGAGADAVLADPALPDVPVVRVVDPDLTARMTEYVTLNVLMHHRRVAMFRDFQAGKSWKSPYQHAAKDLRVGIMGMGELGKDAAEVLIRLGFQVAGWSRSGKPVAGVEIYGADGLDAFLGRTDILVVLLPLTPDTRGILNRDLFGRLARDGVNGAPTLINAGRGGLQVEADILAALDDGTLGAAALDVFEVEPLPATSPLWSHPRVTITPHNAADSDPQATGAYILNQIDDFEAGQPLRNVIDRAVGY
- the rmuC gene encoding DNA recombination protein RmuC, coding for MNEVLFQIGGLAVTTPVALAGATGIALLYALLRFARSAGRREAAAEARELEMRLADLNRLQAEMAGRMQTMAEIFGSRQSDLARVLSDRLDGLSDRLGHSMVETTRATGESLSRLHERIAVIDRAQATIAELAGQVGELRTILSDKQARGAFGQGRMEAIVADALPPNAYSFQATLKSGVRPDCLVFLPNGAAPIAIDAKFPLEGWLALKEAVGEAEEKHAGQLFRRDVIRHVLDIRDKYLVAGETQDTAFMFVPSETIFADLNERFADIVQKAHRARVVIVSPALLVLSIQVVQALLRDQRMREQAHVIQAEVGLLLDDVGRLAERVAKLETHFSQTTKDLGEIAVSADKIVKRGRRIETVDLDPPEAARVPAEPGPEEAVLPAPIGNYRRAGE
- a CDS encoding NlpC/P60 family protein gives rise to the protein MPFDPRVTPARPDLAAAHLADRVTAPRYAEGVAARVIEGLAPLRRQPRPDAGLDTEALHGEAITVYDEDEEGWAWVQLAEDGYVGYMPVSAILKGVRPERTHRVAALRTFVYPGPSIKEPPLAWLSFGTQVRIEREIEERGRRFGVLDTGAAIVMTHLGAIDDLAEDPVAVAERFLGVPYLWGGKTSLGIDCSGLVQTALAACGIGAPRDSDQQEAALGVAVGLDPEDWRRGDLLFWPGHVAFVRDEATMLHANAHTMAVAIEPTAAALDRIEAAGTALRAVKRIA
- the bfr gene encoding bacterioferritin, translated to MKGDTKVLEYLNRGLRSELTAVSQYWLHYRMLDNWGFLDLAKVWKKESIEEMVHADRFIERILFLEGLPNLQVLDPLRIGEDIKEVIESDLAAEIEARALYQEAATYCETVRDYPSRDLFVALMTDEEGHIDFLETQRDLIKTIGVELYIQKHIGELGEGH
- the dapE gene encoding succinyl-diaminopimelate desuccinylase; the protein is MASASICPATDPVAVARDLLTCPSVTPDADAAIERLAVILRGLGFTTETVVFEDDGTPQVANLFAKRGTGAPHFTFGGHVDVVPTGDPAQWTHGPFAGAIDQGLLYGRGAADMKGGVAAFVAAVARHLEQHGEPAGTISFLITGDEEGPSINGTVKLLAWAQARGERFDASIVGEPTNPNAIGDMIKVGRRGSLSGTLTVVGRQGHVAYPHLSDNPIPKLATLIGAFTAEPLDRGNARFDPSNLEFVSVDVGNPAWNVIPAEAKARFNIRFNDIWTRAALEAHLAQVAGAAAGNAITWRLDFEPVSSDSFLTESPALVGTLAEAIEAVTGRRPALSTTGGTSDARFIKNYCPVVEFGLVGQTMHQVDERVPVADLETLTRIYEAFLARYFAR
- the dapD gene encoding 2,3,4,5-tetrahydropyridine-2,6-dicarboxylate N-succinyltransferase, with product MPAHDLAALARVIEAAFEARADIDTSTRGEVREAVDTALDLLDKGTVRVAEKGAEGWTVNQWLKKAVLLSFRLNPMGLIGGGPGGSSWWDKVPSKFDGWGALDFEKAGFRAVPNCVVRRSAYIAPGAILMPSFVNLGAYVDTGTMVDTWVTVGSCAQIGKNVHLSGGVGIGGVLEPLQAGPTIIEDNCFIGARSEIVEGVVVGEGSVISMGVFISASTKIIDRDTGEVFVGRVPPYSVVVSGSMPGKPLPNGEPGPNLYCAVIVKRVDEKTRSKTSINELLRD